One Candidatus Ornithobacterium hominis genomic region harbors:
- the ffh gene encoding signal recognition particle protein — MFQSLQDKLDNALHTLKGHGQISEINVAETIKEIRRALVDADVSYKVAKDFTSTVKEKALGQNVLTSLKPGELMTKIVHDEMAELMGGETKELNVQDNPTIILIAGLQGSGKTTFSGKLANYLKKKKHKNVLLVAGDVYRPAAIDQLKVVGSQIDVQVYTEEGNQNPVEIARNAIQKAKEDNKNVIIVDTAGRLAVDEKMMAEIRDVHQAINPTETLFVVDSMTGQDAVNTAKAFNDVLNYSGVVLTKLDGDTRGGAALTIRTVVDKPIKFISTGEKLDKIDVFHPSRMADRILGMGDVVSLVERAQEQFDEEEARRLQKKIAKNKFDFNDFLKQINQIKRMGNMKDLLSMIPGAGKALKGVEIDDDAFKQIEAIIHSMTPAEREEPKIINASRKRRIAKGSGTSVQEVNQLLKQFSQMGQMMKFMQSSQGKNMMKMMGSKLPGMN; from the coding sequence ATGTTTCAAAGTCTTCAAGATAAATTAGATAACGCTTTACATACGCTAAAAGGACACGGGCAGATTTCTGAAATCAATGTCGCAGAAACCATTAAAGAGATTCGGCGTGCGCTGGTAGATGCCGATGTAAGTTACAAAGTGGCTAAAGATTTCACATCAACGGTAAAAGAAAAAGCACTGGGGCAAAATGTATTAACGAGCTTAAAGCCAGGTGAGCTGATGACCAAAATAGTTCATGATGAGATGGCAGAACTGATGGGGGGCGAAACCAAGGAGCTTAATGTTCAGGACAATCCTACCATTATTTTAATTGCAGGTTTGCAGGGTTCGGGGAAGACTACTTTTTCGGGTAAACTAGCAAATTATCTTAAGAAAAAGAAACATAAAAATGTACTCTTGGTGGCGGGTGATGTTTACCGTCCTGCGGCGATTGATCAGCTAAAGGTAGTTGGTAGCCAAATTGATGTGCAAGTTTACACCGAGGAAGGAAATCAAAACCCAGTAGAAATTGCAAGAAATGCGATTCAAAAGGCAAAAGAAGATAATAAAAATGTAATTATTGTCGACACAGCGGGGCGTTTGGCTGTTGATGAAAAGATGATGGCTGAGATTCGTGATGTTCATCAAGCCATTAACCCGACAGAAACGCTATTTGTGGTTGATTCCATGACAGGACAAGATGCTGTGAATACAGCTAAAGCTTTTAATGATGTGTTAAATTATAGCGGTGTCGTATTGACTAAGTTAGATGGTGACACTAGAGGTGGTGCGGCTTTGACAATAAGAACGGTGGTAGATAAACCCATTAAATTCATCTCTACGGGTGAGAAATTAGATAAAATAGACGTTTTCCATCCGAGCCGAATGGCTGACAGGATTTTGGGCATGGGAGATGTCGTTTCTTTGGTGGAACGTGCGCAAGAGCAGTTCGATGAAGAGGAGGCTAGAAGACTTCAGAAGAAAATTGCTAAAAATAAATTTGATTTCAATGATTTCTTAAAACAAATCAATCAAATCAAACGCATGGGGAACATGAAAGATTTATTATCAATGATTCCTGGGGCAGGTAAAGCTTTAAAAGGTGTAGAAATTGATGACGATGCGTTTAAGCAAATTGAGGCAATTATTCACTCCATGACGCCAGCAGAAAGGGAAGAACCTAAAATAATAAATGCTAGCAGAAAGAGAAGAATCGCAAAAGGGTCTGGCACGAGCGTGCAAGAGGTAAATCAGTTGCTAAAACAATTCTCTCAGATGGGGCAAATGATGAAGTTTATGCAGTCAAGCCAAGGGAAGAATATGATGAAAATGATGGGAAGTAAATTACCTGGAATGAATTAA
- a CDS encoding TonB-dependent receptor: MKNIFTTLVIILYGSTFAQEKCTYQGMLVDSLNLPIARASITAFDERNESSGYTFSDNYGEFKLEMPCPAKYELEIEHLSHASLVKSIDLKKNLREKITLKKDVVSLDAVVAQGRIPIQVKGDTIEYDAASFASGNEENLEQILKKLPGLVVENGKIYYQGKEINSIKVEGREIFGGNQKLISKNLPADAVDKIQLNKKFRANPFANSLQDDEQPELNIVLKEDKKNLSFGNLTLGGDAQKHYDVQSKLFYFSRKTDATLISDFNTYGNEVFSTQDYYQFSGGYSDFAEEGGESSLRSSIGDIGYSSGGNAARMQNHLGALHLGYIPNQRLTVSAFAMATDNETEYSSRSWRYYPEFTQKDVNHNLNKIFSFISRIKMDYSAQNGANIKYRVNFNHQNSESLTDASTFLNDEKTASVFRNSAGERDNYAINQKLSYIKKVGDDDNIGFYFSHIYQKVNPNLKLISTEAPFQQWLNLSKKDNQFQLNQKRELMANHLYFLTIYNHLITNLSNIRIKAGINYSKENLNNTIFDYTTAIKNKNTPTTSNFDFNEYYLDATYTRKWGGLKVDAGLGTHYFKANNAVKNMQNTDLNKIMWLPHLSANYEISPSNRIYFNYTKDYSVPNISDWSPAYEITSYYNLYTGNPELNLSQQNRVSLGYFYSNYFKFINFGVNTSYSWSHDNIRNGGYYNPTAQFTSYYNVPDVEKQMAANIHFSKRFSKNYNLRLNANLSNSDFYSFNNGNFIKASSFSHGYNLRNSIKSNEKIEFDFGTRLNFNDFKNEIRQNKFTSLSPYIESAFVPSKNWLIEVDYSFPNTWTDGKKINSNHNLKASLRIKPARKTYVKLIAGNIFGNNLIVNNGTNDFYTYLNETEILGRYFIAQVRYKF; encoded by the coding sequence ATGAAAAATATTTTTACCACTTTAGTCATTATATTATACGGCTCAACTTTTGCGCAAGAGAAGTGTACCTACCAGGGTATGCTCGTTGATTCGTTGAATTTACCTATTGCAAGAGCTTCCATCACTGCTTTTGATGAAAGGAATGAGTCCTCGGGCTATACGTTTAGTGATAATTATGGTGAATTTAAATTAGAAATGCCTTGCCCTGCTAAATATGAGTTGGAAATCGAGCATCTGAGCCACGCTTCCTTGGTAAAATCAATCGATTTAAAGAAAAATTTAAGAGAAAAAATTACGCTCAAAAAAGATGTCGTCAGTTTAGATGCCGTGGTGGCACAAGGGCGAATTCCAATTCAAGTCAAGGGAGATACGATAGAATATGATGCGGCATCTTTCGCTTCAGGAAACGAGGAAAATTTAGAACAGATTTTAAAAAAATTACCTGGATTGGTGGTAGAAAATGGGAAAATCTATTATCAAGGGAAAGAGATTAACTCCATTAAGGTAGAAGGAAGAGAAATCTTTGGCGGGAACCAAAAGTTGATTTCTAAAAATTTACCTGCCGATGCGGTGGATAAAATACAATTGAACAAGAAATTTAGGGCTAACCCGTTTGCCAATTCTTTGCAAGATGACGAGCAACCTGAGCTAAATATTGTACTGAAAGAGGATAAAAAAAATTTAAGCTTTGGGAATTTAACACTGGGTGGTGATGCGCAAAAACACTATGATGTGCAGAGTAAATTGTTTTACTTCTCTCGCAAAACCGATGCGACTTTGATTTCCGATTTCAATACTTATGGGAATGAAGTCTTTAGCACGCAAGATTATTATCAATTCTCGGGGGGCTATTCTGATTTTGCTGAAGAAGGCGGTGAGAGTTCTTTACGCAGTTCGATTGGTGATATTGGCTATAGCTCTGGCGGGAATGCAGCTCGCATGCAAAATCATTTGGGTGCTTTGCATTTGGGCTATATACCCAATCAACGGCTCACGGTGTCTGCTTTTGCTATGGCTACTGATAACGAGACAGAATATAGCTCGAGAAGTTGGCGTTACTACCCTGAATTTACGCAAAAAGACGTTAATCATAATTTGAATAAAATCTTCTCTTTCATTTCCCGAATCAAGATGGATTATTCGGCTCAAAATGGTGCTAATATTAAATATCGCGTTAATTTTAATCATCAAAATTCTGAAAGTTTGACTGATGCTTCTACTTTTTTAAATGATGAAAAAACGGCGAGTGTCTTCCGAAATTCTGCGGGCGAAAGAGATAATTATGCTATTAACCAAAAGTTATCTTACATCAAAAAAGTGGGTGACGATGATAATATTGGTTTCTACTTTTCGCACATTTACCAAAAAGTGAATCCAAATTTGAAGCTAATCAGCACAGAAGCTCCATTCCAGCAGTGGCTGAATCTTAGCAAAAAAGACAATCAATTTCAACTGAATCAAAAACGAGAATTGATGGCTAATCATTTGTATTTCTTGACGATTTATAATCATTTGATAACCAATCTTAGTAACATTAGAATTAAAGCAGGCATTAATTATTCTAAAGAAAATTTAAATAACACCATTTTTGATTACACAACTGCGATAAAAAACAAAAATACCCCAACCACCTCAAATTTTGACTTTAATGAATATTATTTAGACGCAACTTACACAAGAAAATGGGGAGGGTTGAAAGTTGATGCAGGGCTGGGTACGCACTACTTCAAGGCAAATAATGCTGTGAAGAATATGCAAAATACAGATTTAAATAAAATCATGTGGCTGCCACATCTCTCAGCAAATTATGAAATCTCGCCAAGCAATAGAATTTACTTTAATTATACTAAAGACTACTCTGTACCAAACATTAGCGATTGGTCTCCAGCCTATGAAATTACCAGCTATTACAATCTATACACTGGGAATCCAGAGTTGAATTTGAGTCAACAAAATAGAGTCAGCTTGGGCTATTTTTACAGTAATTATTTTAAATTCATCAATTTCGGAGTTAACACCTCCTATTCTTGGAGTCATGATAACATCAGAAATGGTGGATATTATAACCCAACAGCTCAATTTACAAGTTACTATAATGTACCTGATGTAGAAAAACAGATGGCTGCAAATATTCACTTCTCTAAGCGTTTCTCCAAAAATTACAACCTGCGCTTGAATGCTAATCTTAGCAACAGTGATTTCTATAGCTTTAATAATGGTAACTTCATCAAAGCTAGTTCATTCTCTCACGGGTACAATTTAAGAAACAGCATCAAATCCAATGAAAAAATTGAGTTTGACTTTGGAACTCGCTTAAATTTCAATGATTTTAAAAATGAAATTCGTCAGAATAAATTTACTAGTTTATCGCCTTATATAGAAAGCGCTTTTGTCCCGTCAAAAAATTGGCTGATAGAAGTTGACTATAGTTTCCCCAATACGTGGACTGATGGGAAGAAAATCAATAGCAATCACAACCTCAAAGCTTCGTTGCGGATCAAACCAGCGAGAAAGACTTACGTAAAACTCATTGCAGGTAACATTTTCGGGAATAACCTTATCGTCAATAACGGCACAAATGATTTCTACACCTATCTAAACGAGACCGAAATCTTGGGTCGATATTTTATTGCTCAAGTTCGCTATAAATTTTAA
- a CDS encoding GLPGLI family protein: MKNIYVILFLLVSHLSLAQEKNLVVEYQAQTTFENTEELFPRNSSFGPNADMEKALRNSMEEIHNYKLLINKDLSSFEYQPKINNGQSNFGMKISLSAGDDWFIDLENHTKSREAQAVNGEAYLIQDSIENLDWKITREKKKVYNIDAQKATAYHDSVEYIAWYAPSIPLPHGPMGITGLPGLILDLKVSKPLKKTKIISHFWVSGLTTEENVKIVRPTKGQIISLKEFMELNDKLIEELNAMYSEGVDRD, encoded by the coding sequence ATGAAAAATATATATGTCATCTTATTTTTATTGGTTTCTCATTTGAGTTTGGCTCAAGAGAAAAATTTGGTAGTTGAATACCAAGCGCAAACAACTTTTGAAAATACTGAAGAGCTCTTTCCTAGAAATTCTTCTTTCGGTCCAAATGCAGATATGGAAAAAGCTTTAAGAAATTCTATGGAAGAGATTCATAATTATAAACTACTCATAAACAAAGACTTAAGCAGCTTTGAATATCAACCTAAAATTAATAACGGGCAATCTAATTTTGGAATGAAAATTTCTCTTTCTGCTGGAGATGATTGGTTTATTGATCTTGAAAATCATACAAAATCAAGAGAAGCTCAGGCGGTAAATGGTGAGGCTTATTTGATTCAAGATTCCATTGAGAATTTGGATTGGAAAATTACCCGAGAAAAGAAAAAAGTTTATAATATTGATGCTCAAAAGGCTACTGCTTACCACGATTCTGTAGAATATATCGCTTGGTATGCGCCTTCTATTCCGCTCCCCCACGGGCCAATGGGCATTACTGGTTTGCCAGGCTTGATTTTGGATTTAAAAGTTTCTAAACCGCTGAAAAAGACGAAAATAATTAGTCACTTTTGGGTCTCAGGCTTAACTACTGAAGAAAATGTGAAAATAGTACGCCCGACAAAAGGGCAAATCATCTCCCTAAAAGAATTTATGGAATTGAATGATAAATTAATTGAAGAATTAAATGCTATGTACTCTGAAGGTGTTGACCGAGATTAA
- a CDS encoding GLPGLI family protein, giving the protein MKKLMSFLIFSLSLSFIISQEKGESLFINYTQQIDMDIEEVLKNIPSQYRAQAEPILREELKNGITNNYELKTNGKVSVYSIEEKLNNAQSTGGMIAQQMAQADKEPLYKYLNENKYKKLIDFPGIDRILIYDSLPDYQWKILRETEKIAGYETRKATGFLNDSVSVEAWFAPKIPINDGPAQVAGLPGLILKASFKMNGADVTITAHQIKVRDEDIKIKEPKANRVMRQKEFEEEMKLWTEKMKKMHGTGVDKD; this is encoded by the coding sequence ATGAAAAAATTAATGAGTTTCCTGATTTTTAGCTTGTCTCTAAGCTTTATTATTTCGCAAGAGAAAGGGGAGAGTTTATTCATTAACTACACCCAGCAGATTGATATGGATATAGAAGAAGTTCTAAAAAATATTCCATCCCAATACCGCGCTCAAGCGGAACCAATATTACGTGAAGAGCTCAAAAATGGAATTACCAATAATTATGAATTAAAAACTAATGGTAAAGTTTCTGTTTATTCCATTGAAGAAAAATTGAACAATGCGCAAAGCACTGGAGGAATGATTGCGCAACAAATGGCTCAAGCGGATAAAGAACCACTCTATAAATATTTGAATGAAAATAAATACAAAAAACTGATCGACTTCCCAGGTATTGATAGGATTTTAATTTATGATTCGTTGCCTGATTATCAGTGGAAAATTCTACGTGAAACTGAGAAAATTGCGGGTTACGAAACAAGGAAGGCTACTGGCTTTTTAAATGATTCTGTGAGTGTTGAGGCTTGGTTTGCCCCCAAAATTCCTATAAATGATGGGCCTGCCCAAGTTGCTGGTTTGCCTGGTTTAATCTTGAAAGCTAGCTTCAAAATGAATGGAGCTGATGTGACGATAACTGCTCATCAAATCAAGGTGAGAGATGAGGATATTAAAATTAAAGAACCGAAGGCTAATCGTGTGATGAGACAGAAAGAGTTTGAAGAAGAAATGAAGCTCTGGACAGAAAAAATGAAAAAAATGCATGGTACTGGCGTAGATAAAGATTAA
- a CDS encoding GMC oxidoreductase: MRRRQFIQTSALFGSSLFVPNLLSCKIASPLPAKTVHQGHFPNIIIGSGYGGAVSALRLAERGQRVLILEMGQRWDRTPEHDTFCKMLSADRRSSWFSRWPNSPITIPIPLRKYAGVLDKLKYENMSIFVGRAYGGGSIVNGGISIPPRREHFKEIFPWINSNKMYDEFFPLAEKELKVQRIPSDFYQNTKYYEFSRSAEKQAHLAGLKTQMFSNTYDFDYMQKEAKNEVYQSALGGEVIYGNNAGKFSLDLTYLKKAEETGNLTLKTLRKVHKITQEITQDEKGKFILEADTINSDGDLLQREIYSCDKLFLNAGSTGTSELLLRAKNEGDLPLLNDEIGMHWGPNGNIMTGRNFVNKTGVSQSTIPVAGIDMWSDEFEYKIFAEIAPLPLGIETWTTLFLSISDNRERGNFYYDASKKSVNLNWRKEQNEYSVKAAKFLLKKLKEENGGTRSRLLFNNGFGDDFCYHPLGGCVLGKATDEFGRVKGYKNLYVQDGALIPGSAGVNPFVFITGLAERNMQTIVKEDFT, encoded by the coding sequence ATGAGAAGAAGACAATTCATACAAACTTCCGCTTTATTTGGCTCATCTCTTTTTGTCCCCAACTTGTTATCTTGCAAAATAGCTTCGCCGCTTCCAGCAAAAACCGTTCACCAAGGGCATTTTCCCAATATCATTATCGGCTCCGGCTATGGCGGTGCAGTAAGTGCTTTGCGATTGGCTGAGCGGGGGCAGCGTGTCTTGATTTTAGAAATGGGGCAGCGCTGGGACAGAACTCCCGAGCATGACACCTTCTGCAAAATGCTATCAGCAGACAGACGCTCTAGCTGGTTTAGCAGATGGCCTAATTCGCCCATTACAATTCCTATTCCACTCAGAAAATATGCGGGCGTTTTGGATAAATTAAAATACGAAAATATGTCTATTTTTGTGGGTAGAGCTTACGGTGGTGGTTCGATTGTAAATGGTGGAATTTCGATTCCGCCACGCCGAGAACACTTCAAAGAAATTTTCCCGTGGATTAACTCAAACAAAATGTATGATGAATTCTTCCCGCTTGCCGAAAAAGAATTAAAAGTACAGCGAATCCCAAGTGATTTCTACCAAAATACCAAATACTACGAATTTTCCCGAAGTGCCGAGAAACAAGCTCACTTAGCTGGGCTGAAAACCCAAATGTTTTCTAATACCTACGACTTCGATTATATGCAAAAAGAAGCTAAAAATGAAGTTTACCAATCTGCCTTGGGTGGCGAAGTGATTTACGGTAACAATGCTGGGAAGTTCAGCCTAGATTTAACTTATCTGAAAAAAGCAGAAGAGACGGGAAATCTGACATTAAAAACCCTGCGTAAAGTACATAAAATTACGCAAGAAATTACGCAAGACGAGAAAGGAAAATTCATACTAGAGGCGGATACCATAAACTCAGATGGCGATTTACTGCAACGCGAAATCTATAGTTGTGATAAATTATTTCTAAACGCTGGTAGCACAGGAACCTCTGAATTACTCCTGAGGGCTAAAAATGAAGGCGATTTGCCGCTGCTTAATGACGAAATCGGTATGCATTGGGGGCCAAACGGTAACATTATGACTGGGCGGAATTTCGTCAACAAAACTGGCGTGAGTCAATCTACAATTCCTGTAGCGGGCATCGATATGTGGAGTGATGAATTTGAATATAAAATTTTTGCAGAAATAGCCCCTCTCCCACTCGGCATCGAGACTTGGACTACACTCTTCCTCTCCATTTCAGACAATCGAGAGCGTGGAAACTTCTACTATGATGCGTCTAAAAAAAGCGTAAACCTTAACTGGAGAAAAGAACAAAATGAATATTCGGTAAAAGCAGCTAAATTTCTTCTAAAAAAATTAAAAGAAGAAAATGGAGGCACACGTTCGCGTTTGCTGTTCAACAATGGCTTTGGCGATGACTTTTGCTATCACCCGCTCGGCGGATGCGTACTAGGCAAGGCAACCGATGAATTTGGGCGCGTGAAAGGCTACAAAAATTTATATGTGCAAGATGGAGCTTTGATTCCTGGTAGCGCAGGGGTGAATCCGTTTGTTTTCATTACTGGCTTGGCAGAAAGAAATATGCAAACTATTGTGAAAGAAGATTTTACCTAA
- a CDS encoding glycosyltransferase family 2 protein — translation MKTAIVILNWNSQQWLKKFLPSVIENSPDYDIYVIDNASTQNDVKFIQTNFPEIKLIVNDENLGYAGGYNEGLKKIKADIFCLLNSDVEVTPNWITPIEKLFEENENLAAVQPKILDFYQQDFFEYAGAGGGLVDNFGYPFCRGRVFWTLEKDHGQYDDTQAVFWASGACMFVRAKDFFEFGGFDGDFFAHMEEIDLCWRFHNAGKAVFYCGESTVYHVGGGTLNKNSPQKTFLNFRNSLCMLVKNLPKRMLLPVLLSRLILDGITALVFWRYEGFSHLSAIFRAHLSFYSLLFKMIKKRKINVHTYGSKCFVPFQYFILKRKKYHQLRD, via the coding sequence TTGAAAACAGCTATCGTCATACTTAATTGGAATAGCCAACAGTGGCTTAAGAAATTCTTACCCAGCGTGATAGAAAATTCACCTGATTATGATATTTATGTGATTGACAACGCCTCAACTCAAAACGATGTTAAATTCATTCAGACTAATTTCCCTGAAATTAAACTCATTGTAAACGATGAAAATTTAGGCTATGCTGGTGGCTACAACGAAGGCTTAAAAAAAATCAAGGCAGATATCTTCTGTTTGCTCAATTCTGATGTGGAAGTGACGCCTAATTGGATTACTCCGATTGAAAAATTATTTGAAGAAAATGAAAATTTAGCTGCCGTTCAGCCTAAAATTTTAGATTTCTATCAGCAAGATTTTTTCGAATATGCAGGTGCAGGCGGTGGTTTAGTAGATAATTTCGGTTACCCATTTTGTCGCGGGCGTGTTTTCTGGACTTTAGAAAAAGACCATGGGCAGTACGATGATACTCAGGCAGTATTCTGGGCAAGTGGTGCGTGTATGTTTGTAAGAGCAAAAGATTTTTTTGAATTCGGTGGCTTTGACGGAGATTTCTTTGCTCATATGGAAGAAATCGACTTGTGTTGGCGGTTTCACAATGCGGGCAAGGCTGTTTTCTACTGCGGGGAAAGCACTGTATACCACGTAGGTGGGGGCACGTTGAATAAAAATTCACCACAGAAAACTTTTTTAAACTTTCGGAACAGCTTGTGCATGCTCGTCAAAAATTTACCTAAACGGATGCTTTTGCCTGTCTTGCTAAGTCGCTTAATTTTAGATGGTATCACGGCTTTGGTTTTTTGGCGATACGAAGGGTTTTCACATCTTTCAGCTATTTTTAGAGCGCATCTGTCATTTTATTCTTTGCTTTTTAAAATGATTAAAAAGAGAAAAATAAATGTCCATACCTATGGGAGTAAATGTTTTGTCCCGTTTCAATATTTTATTCTAAAAAGAAAGAAATACCATCAGCTTCGCGATTGA
- a CDS encoding lysophospholipid acyltransferase family protein, whose product MKNLFLKLFLNLFSHIPPRIAYFIADILYFFQNHLIHYRRKVILKNLQNAFPEKSNTELQLLYQEFNRHLCDYIIESLIFSRLSWDYLNKRTRFSNFKILDKYYQKQNILFLAGHIFNWEYATLFAHHLKIRNKFAVYKASKNIVIDEFIKKSRSRFGITALTMSQSVKKFIESENDGNSAFLMVADQTPARPKIRYDLKFFHQDTPVYNGFDQLIRKFNYAVIYVDIQKIKRGEYHFTLKELKPKNGTWQANESVDAFFKALENNIKNDPANWLWSHRRWKHQKGRDF is encoded by the coding sequence ATGAAAAACCTTTTTCTCAAGCTTTTTTTAAATTTGTTTTCACACATCCCCCCACGCATTGCCTATTTCATTGCAGATATTCTTTATTTTTTTCAAAATCATTTGATTCATTACCGTAGAAAAGTTATTCTAAAAAACCTCCAAAATGCTTTCCCCGAAAAAAGCAATACAGAGCTTCAGCTTTTATATCAAGAATTCAATCGCCATTTGTGTGATTATATTATAGAATCTTTAATTTTCTCTCGCCTATCTTGGGATTACCTCAACAAAAGAACTCGTTTTTCTAATTTTAAAATTTTAGACAAATACTACCAAAAACAAAATATTTTATTCCTAGCTGGGCATATTTTTAATTGGGAATATGCAACGCTTTTTGCGCATCACCTGAAGATAAGAAATAAATTTGCAGTCTATAAAGCTTCTAAAAATATAGTCATTGATGAATTTATCAAAAAATCACGTTCCCGATTCGGTATCACAGCTTTAACGATGAGCCAAAGTGTCAAAAAATTCATTGAATCAGAAAATGATGGAAATTCTGCTTTTCTCATGGTTGCCGACCAAACGCCTGCACGCCCTAAAATTCGCTATGATTTGAAGTTCTTCCACCAAGATACGCCTGTTTACAACGGGTTTGACCAGTTAATTAGAAAATTTAATTACGCTGTAATTTATGTAGATATTCAAAAAATCAAGCGCGGCGAGTATCATTTTACACTCAAGGAATTAAAGCCTAAAAATGGAACTTGGCAGGCCAATGAAAGTGTTGATGCTTTTTTTAAAGCCTTAGAAAATAATATAAAAAATGACCCAGCGAATTGGCTCTGGTCTCACCGACGCTGGAAACATCAAAAAGGAAGAGATTTTTGA
- a CDS encoding OmpA family protein, giving the protein MSSLLQRINQGITSACLDKISNYLGESRNDTSNGISAVVPSVLAFLADRSHSEQGAQSIFTATSDNALTALFTDSDLQTTFEKNRNALLAKGNVLISELFGEHAEGFEKEISSHANISKESSRGILAAVLPFMLNEVGKFIDEKKLTESSLSNFFDNEKDEIYAAVPSGLATLGSALGLSNFSKDLSSTVGTTTKITHGEKPIIGRGAKDRPMGPKRSEEGKMRWLLPLLGLVALGLLVYFLAGKCKDEAAVADCELIAAYATYAKNEQNLVINATGEPVLDHNGNQIVVDGSTYMINNENELVDAQGNRVMDADGKRIKIDKNLVVAASSYALGEYDSVRDAYIYNVGENRDFTLPDGTRLSVGENSTEAKIYNFLNDSNTLVSNDKTQGWITLDRIYFDTGESTLTAESEQQLQNIANILKNYPEVHAKFGGYTDNQGTQEVNQPLSNDRANAAMNSVIEKGIDSSRLESEGYGQEHFICPANDTPECMAQNRRVDIRITKK; this is encoded by the coding sequence ATGAGTTCACTTCTTCAGAGGATTAACCAAGGAATAACTTCTGCTTGTTTAGATAAAATTAGCAATTACTTGGGGGAGAGCAGAAATGATACTAGTAATGGCATTTCTGCGGTTGTACCTTCAGTTTTAGCTTTTTTAGCAGACCGCTCTCACAGCGAGCAAGGTGCACAAAGTATTTTCACAGCAACGTCAGACAATGCTTTGACTGCTCTTTTTACTGACTCAGATTTGCAGACAACTTTTGAGAAGAATAGGAATGCACTTTTAGCTAAAGGAAATGTTTTGATTTCAGAACTTTTTGGTGAGCATGCAGAGGGTTTTGAGAAAGAAATCAGCAGCCATGCCAATATCAGCAAAGAATCTTCCAGAGGGATTTTGGCGGCGGTGCTTCCCTTTATGTTAAATGAGGTAGGGAAGTTCATTGATGAAAAAAAATTGACAGAATCAAGCCTGAGCAACTTTTTTGATAATGAAAAAGATGAAATCTACGCTGCAGTCCCGTCTGGATTAGCCACTTTGGGGAGTGCTTTAGGGCTTTCTAATTTCTCTAAAGACTTATCTAGCACAGTAGGCACCACCACTAAAATCACCCATGGGGAAAAACCAATAATAGGCAGAGGAGCGAAAGATAGACCAATGGGGCCGAAGAGAAGTGAAGAAGGAAAGATGAGATGGCTCTTGCCTTTGTTGGGTTTAGTAGCCCTAGGTTTGTTGGTTTATTTCTTGGCGGGGAAATGCAAAGATGAAGCAGCAGTAGCCGACTGTGAGCTGATAGCTGCCTATGCTACTTATGCTAAAAATGAGCAAAATTTAGTGATAAATGCTACTGGAGAACCTGTTCTAGATCACAATGGAAATCAAATCGTAGTAGATGGGAGCACTTACATGATTAATAATGAGAATGAATTAGTAGATGCACAAGGAAATCGAGTGATGGACGCCGATGGGAAAAGAATTAAAATTGATAAAAACCTAGTTGTAGCGGCAAGCTCATATGCTTTGGGTGAATATGATTCTGTGAGAGATGCTTACATCTATAACGTCGGTGAAAACCGTGATTTCACATTACCCGACGGAACGAGGCTAAGCGTAGGCGAAAACAGTACAGAAGCCAAAATCTACAATTTCTTAAATGATTCTAATACACTGGTATCCAATGATAAAACACAAGGTTGGATTACTTTAGATAGAATTTATTTTGACACTGGGGAGTCAACCTTAACAGCCGAGTCAGAACAACAATTACAAAACATTGCTAATATCTTAAAAAACTACCCAGAAGTTCATGCTAAATTCGGAGGTTATACCGATAACCAAGGGACTCAAGAAGTGAATCAGCCACTGTCAAACGATCGCGCTAATGCCGCAATGAACAGTGTGATAGAAAAAGGCATTGATTCCTCAAGATTAGAAAGCGAAGGATATGGGCAGGAGCATTTTATTTGCCCCGCCAATGATACCCCAGAGTGTATGGCACAGAATAGACGTGTTGATATTAGAATTACAAAAAAGTAA